One stretch of Ictalurus punctatus breed USDA103 chromosome 5, Coco_2.0, whole genome shotgun sequence DNA includes these proteins:
- the LOC108265175 gene encoding transcription factor Dp-1-like: MAMNIISKDKKEIKWIGFPTNSAQECKDLEAKCQRRLERIKQKQSQLQELILQQIAFKRLVQRNREAEQKNHRPPPNTVIHLPFIIVNTSKKTVIDCSTSNDKFEYLFNFDNMFEIHENIEVLKRMGMALGLDSGKCTPENLKIARTLIPKVLEPYVTDMAQGVHRHSHTNSDNGAVSTMASSSNSSYHGSSRDTPASFL, translated from the coding sequence ATGGCAATGAACATCATCTCCAAAGACAAGAAGGAAATCAAATGGATCGGCTTCCCAACTAATTCTGCTCAGGAGTGCAAGGACCTGGAGGCCAAGTGCCAGCGACGACTTGAAAGAATCAAGCAGAAGCAGTCTCAGCTTCAAGAGCTTATACTACAGCAAATAGCCTTCAAGCGCCTGGTGCAAAGGAATCGCGAGGCAGAGCAGAAGAACCACAGACCTCCTCCCAACACAGTCATCCACCTCCCCTTCATCATAGTGAACACCAGCAAGAAGACCGTCATCGACTGCAGCACCTCAAATGACAAGTTTGAGTACCTGTTTAACTTTGACAACATGTTTGAGATCCATGAGAACATCGAGGTGCTGAAGCGCATGGGCATGGCGCTTGGGCTCGACTCCGGCAAATGTACGCCAGAAAATCTGAAGATAGCCCGAACCCTCATACCTAAAGTGCTGGAACCTTATGTAACAGATATGGCACAGGGAGTCCACAGACATTCTCATACAAACAGTGATAATGGAGCTGTTTCCACTATGGCCTCCAGCTCCAACAGCTCGTACCATGGCAGCTCTCGTGATACTCCGGCATCCTTCCTATAA